Proteins encoded by one window of Candidatus Eisenbacteria bacterium:
- a CDS encoding ABC transporter permease — protein MREILNNLSLRSLRVWQRDADVYFTTWKTEFLPPLLEPVLYVLAFGLGLGQLIGTVSYEGRTLRYLEFMAPGVLAVAIMFWAFFESSFSSYVRMYYQKTFDAILATPLLVEDVILGEILWATTKSVIASTIMLAMLGIMGLVSWPSGLLVIPIAAAGGLLFAGLGLTFTSMVKTISQFNVPMFVVIMPMFTFGGTFFPVEILPPWALAVAWALPLTHVALLTRSAVLGFAHPLLPWSAAYVIVAGILLAAFALWRMKRRLVP, from the coding sequence ATGCGCGAGATCCTGAACAACCTCTCGCTCCGATCGCTGCGCGTCTGGCAGCGGGACGCGGACGTGTATTTCACCACGTGGAAGACGGAGTTCCTGCCGCCGCTCCTCGAGCCGGTCCTCTACGTGCTCGCGTTCGGGCTCGGTCTCGGACAGCTCATCGGAACCGTGAGCTACGAGGGGCGCACGCTCCGATATCTGGAGTTCATGGCGCCGGGCGTGCTTGCGGTCGCGATCATGTTCTGGGCGTTCTTCGAATCGAGCTTCTCGTCGTACGTGAGGATGTACTACCAGAAGACCTTCGACGCGATCCTCGCGACGCCGCTCCTCGTGGAGGACGTCATCCTGGGGGAGATCCTCTGGGCCACGACGAAGTCGGTGATCGCGTCCACGATCATGCTCGCCATGCTGGGAATCATGGGGCTCGTGTCGTGGCCCTCGGGGCTGCTCGTGATCCCCATCGCCGCGGCCGGCGGGCTCCTCTTCGCGGGGCTCGGCCTCACCTTCACCTCCATGGTGAAGACCATCTCGCAGTTCAACGTGCCCATGTTCGTCGTGATCATGCCCATGTTCACGTTCGGGGGGACGTTCTTCCCCGTCGAGATCCTCCCCCCCTGGGCGCTGGCCGTGGCGTGGGCGCTTCCGCTGACCCACGTCGCGCTCCTCACGAGGTCGGCGGTGCTGGGATTCGCGCATCCGCTCCTTCCGTGGAGCGCGGCGTACGTGATCGTGGCGGGCATCCTCCTCGCGGCGTTCGCGCTCTGGAGGATGAAGCGGAGGCTCGTCCCCTAG